The DNA window GTTGGCGCGGGCATCCAGCATGGCCTGGATCACGGGCTGCCAGTTGTAGACCTGGGCAGCGACCACGGTATCCGGCCAGACCTCGGCCTGGTTGGTGTCGGTGGCGAACCAGTAGCCCTTGGCGCTCTGGATGGCTTCCACCGCGCCGGGCACCTGCTGAGCGGAACCGGTCAGGATATCAGCCCCGGCGGCGATGTGGGCCTGCGCGGCGCTGGCCGCGGCGGCGGTATCGCCAAACGAGCCGGTGTACGTGATCAGCACTTCGGCGTCAGGATTGGAAGCGTTGACGCCCTGGACAAAGCCGTTGTTGTACAGGATGGCGTCGCCAGCGGGAACGGGGCCGACAATGCCGATGATGTTGCTCTTGGTGAGCAACCCGGCCATCACGCCGTTGACGTAGCCGCCTTCCTGCGCCCGCGCGCCATAGGCGAAGACGTTGGTGATCCCGCGATCAACGCCGGTGTCAGAGGCGGTGCCCCAGGCAAACGAGGTCTCCGGGTATTCCGGGGCCAGCTCGAAGAGCGAGGTGCCATACTGCGCGCCGTGGGCGATCACCAGGTCGTAGCCCTCGTCGCCAAAGTCGCGCATGGCCTCGGTGGCGGCGGTGACATCGAACATGCCCTCGATATAGGTGATCTGCAGCGCACTCTCGCCGCCCATGGCCCCCTGGACGGCCAGCAGGCCCTCGTACATGCTCTGGCTCCAGGCCAGGTCATTGCCGCTGCTGGGCAGGATCAGGCCGACCTTGATCGGCTCCTGGGCGCTAACTGATCCCATAGCGGCCACCAGCAGGGCGACAATCAACAGGCTGACCAGCATTTGTCTACGCATCCGCTTTTCTCTCCTCAACTTAAGATGAACGAACTTTGACCGCACAGGCCGGAGCCTGGGGACAACAAGAACGATATTTGACTCTCACTGTAGGGGCGGTTCCGCCAGGCTGTCAAGCCGGCAGTATTCGCGCCGCTTTCCCGCCCGCTAGCCCTCCTCACGCTCGAATGGCTTGGTCAGCGCCGCCGGTTCCACACGCTTGCGCTCCCGCGCGAAGATCAACACGACAATAATCAACACGTAAGGGACCATGATCAGCAGGTTGGGGGGGATATTGATCGTCACGCCCCGCAGGCTGTTGAAGATCTGAACGAAGTTCTGCAGGATGCTGGCCGCGCTGAACAGCAGCGCCCCGCCCATCACCCGCCAGGGCGACCACGCCCCGAAGTACACCAGCGCCACGGCGATGAACCCTGCGCCAGCCGTCATATTCTCCTGAAAGACATTGGTGATAGCGATCGATAGCGACGCACCCGCCAGCCCGGCCATCATCCCGCCCAGGGTGACGGTGATGTAGCGCACGCGGGCCACGCTGACGCCTACCGAGTCGGCAGCGGCGGGGTTCTGCCCGACGGCGCGCACCTGCAGCCCGAAGTTGGTGCGGTTGAGCACCCAGACCGAGATCGGTACCAGGGCGAAGGCGATGTAAACCAGGATGTTGTGCTGAAAAAGGGCCGTGCCGAAAAACGGCAGACCGCTCAGCACCGGGATGGTGATCGGCTGGAAACCCCGGACGGTGATTACACCGCCGGCCAGCACCTTGAACAACAGGCTGGACATGCCCTGCCCGAATAGAGTGAAGCCAATCCCGCTGATGCCCTGCTGAGCCTTAAGGGTGACACTGACAAAGGCCATCGCCAGCCCCATCAGGCCGCCGACGATCAACGCCGCCAGCACGCCCGCCCAGGGCGAAAGGGCCAGCCCTTTGTCGGAAACGACGAAGATGGCAAAAAAAGCCCCCATCAGCATGATGCCTTCCACACCCAGGTTCAGCACGCCTGACCGCTGGGCAAAGACTTCCCCCAGGGAGGCGAACAGAAATGGCGTGGCAAAGAGCAGTGTCAGCCGCACAATCTCGGAGATAACGCCCAGAATGTCGGTCATGCGGAAGCCTCCTGCCGGGCGACGGGGGTCACTTCTGCCGCGCTGACCTGACGGCGAGCCGACCGGCGGCGCACCCAGATTTCGCTGCTGACCACGAAGACCACCACCAGCCCCTGCAGAGCGACGATCGTTGCCGAGGGCACCTGCACCGTGCGCTGCATCCGGTCCGCGCCGACCAGCAGCGCCCCGAATAGAATAGCCGATGGCACTGCCCCGATCGGATGTAGCCGTCCGAAGAGCGCCACCACAATCCCGGAGAAGCCGTAACCGACGGCGAAGCCTTCCACCATCCGGTGGGTCACACCGGTGACCTCCACCGCGCCAGCCAGCCCGGCCAGCGCCCCGCTAAGGATCAGCGACAGGGCCATATAGCGCGGCACCGAGATGCCAGCGTAGCGGGCGGCGTCGCGGTTCTCGCCAACGGCGCGGATGCGATAGCCGATCGTCGTCCGCCACAGCAGGGCGTAGACGATCGCCGCCATCGCCAGCGCCACAAACAGGCCGATGTGAATCTGGGAGGGCGGGGCCAGCCGTCCCAGCCAGACGTCTTCCGGCAGGGCGGAGGATTGCGGCACCCGTGTGCCCAGCTTGACCTGTTCCGGATCGATCATCGGGCCGCTGAGCAGGTAGATCAGGAGCTGGATGGCGATCTCGTTCATCATCACGGTGCTGAGAATCTCGTTGACGTCAAAGCGGGCTTTGAGGATGCCCGGCACCGCGCCCCAGGTCGCTCCCGCCGTCGCGCCCACGATCAAGGTGAGGATAGCCAGCAACCCGCCCGGCAACTGTCCGGCCAGCGCCAGCGAAAAAGCGGTGGCGCTGATCGCCCCGATGAACAGCTGCCCCTCCGCGCCGATATTGATCATTCCGCCGCGGTAGGCGATGCAGATGCCGATAGCCACCAGTAGCAGCGGCGTGGCGCGGGTTAGCGTGCGGAACAGGCTGCGGTCGTCGCCAAAGGCGCCATTCAGCATCGCGCTATAAGCTTCGATGGGGTTCTTGCCAAGGGCCAGGAGGATGATCGCGCCTACCGAAAGCGCCAGCAACACGGCGACCAGCGGGGCCAGGGTCGCCACCGGGTCGCCACCCAACAAACGAGTGAGCCTGGGTCGAGAGGACATAGGGGACATAGGGGCCTCAAAGCCGTAAATGCGCTTCGCCTGTCTGACTTTAGTGTACCTGATAGTGGGCTGTCAAGGAATTTGGCCCGCCTGACGCAGAGAAAAGCCGTTAGCGGCTCTGGCTGCTGTTTTTCGCCACGCCTGCGACTTCCGGCGGGCTGGCGCGTCTAACCAGGCAGCGCCATACTTCTGGCGTGGAGCAGTTCTTAACGCCCAGACTGTGACACTGGAGGGATGCCTTGATGCGCACCATTCGCTGGTTCTTCCCGGCGTTGCTTGTGCTGATCGCTGTCGCTGCCGGTTGCGGTTCCGCTGCCCCGCAGAGTGCCGATCTGCCCCGCCTGATCAGCCCGCAGGACGCTGCGGCGCGGCTGGCCGCGGATGAGCATACCGTTCTGCTGGATGTGCGCACGCCGGAAGAGTGGGCCAACGATGGCCGTTCCCCGGACGCGATCCTGATCCCCCTGCAGGAGCTGGAAGTGCGGGTGAACGAGCTGAATAAAAACGACACGATCATTGTCATCTGCCGCAGTGGCAACCGCAGCCAGCCCGCCGCCGAATTCCTGCGCCAGCAGGGCTTCAGCCGTGTGACTGAGGTTGAGGGCGGGATGCGTGCCTGGGCCAGCCAGGGGCTGCCCATCGAGTGCGACGTGGCCACCTGCGCCCTGGCCCCGTAAGCGTCGGGTATAAGGAGTACGGATGAACATCCTGATTCTGGGCGGGACGCGCTTCATCGGCGTGCCCGTAGTGTGGCAGCTTCAGGCGGCGGGGCACCGCGTGGCCGTCTTCACGCGGGGGCGTAGCGCCGCCCCGCTGCCAGACGGCGTGCTGCGCCTGACTGGCGACATCGCCGCGCTGGACGAGGCGCGGGACGCTTTTGCCGCCTTTGCGCCGGATGTCATCCTGCACAATGTGATCCTCACCGCGGAGCACGCCGCCACCTTGATGCGCGTCGGCAAGGGGCTGGCGCGGCGCGTGGTCATGCTCAGCAGCCTGGATGTCTACCGCGCCTATGGCCGCCTGCACGGCTCGGAACCAGGGCCGATCGAGCTGCTGCCGCTGACCGAGGACTCGCCGCTGCGAGAGCAGCGATACCCTTACCGGGCGACGGCCCCCGCGCCGGATCACCCCTTTTACAACTACGACAAAATCCCTGCCGAGCAGATCGTGCTTGGCGATCCTGATCTGCCGGGCACCGTTCTGCGCCTGCCGATGGTGATCGGCCCACGCGACTATCAGCGCCGCCTGCTGCCCTTCCTGAGGCCGATGCTGGATGGGCGGCCAGCCATTGTTATGGCTGCCAGCTATGCCGCCTGGCGCTCTACCTATGGCTATGTGGACAATGTAGCGGCAGCAATCGCCCTGGCCTGCACCGATGAGCGCGCCGCCGGGCGCGTCTACAACGTCGCCGACGCCAGCCCAACCATCCATGAACTGGCCGGTCTGGTGGCGGAGGCGGTCGGCTGGACGGGCCGCCTGGTCATCCGCCCGGATGAAACGCTTCCCCCGGCGCTGCGCCCGGAAGCCAACCTCAGCCAGCATCTGGTGGCCTCGGCGGCCCGCATCACCGCCGAACTGGGCTACCGCCCCGCTGTGCCGCTGGTGGAAGCCGTCCGGCGGACGGTGGCCTGGGAGCGCGACAACCCGCCCGACTCCCTGCCGGAGGGCCTGCTCCACTACGAGGCCGAGGACGAGGTCTTACGTGGCCTGTAGGGCGCGCGCCCCCACACAGCCATCTGCCGCCCGGCCTGGTCTATAATGAGGGCAATGGATGAGGTGGTTCCGGAGGTGGCCATGAAAGCCAGGCTGGTCAAATTTGGGGAAATCCGGATCGAAGGGCGTACCTACGACTACGACATTGTGATCACCGCTGGCGTGGTCAGCAAGCGGCGCAAGAAGCCCTCTAAACCGTTCCGCGACCAGTACAACCACACTCCCCTCTCGGCCCAGGAGGATATCCCCTGGGGTGGCAGAAGGCTGATCATCGGCACCGGCGCAGAGGGCCGGCTGCCGATCATGCCGGAAGTCTACGCGGAGGCAGCGCAGCGCGGCATCGAGATCGTGGCTGTGTCCACCGGAGAAGCCTGTGAGCTGCTGCGCGAGATGGACCCTGCTGATGTGCACGCCATCCTGCACGTCACCTGCTGAACAGGGCGGACGATGGCGACACTGCTGGGCATGGGATTGCTTTCCGCAGCGGCGCTGGTGCTGCAGGTGGCGCTGACCCGCGTCTTTTCCATCGCCCAGTTTTACCATTTCGCCTTCCTGGTGATCAGCCTGGCCCTGCTGGGCTTCGGGGCCAGTGGATCGCTGCTGGTGTTGTGGCCGGGTCTGCGCCGCCCGGAGCGCGGGGCGTGGCACGCCCTGGGCTTTGCCCTCAGCAGTGTTGCCGCTTACCTGTTCGTCAACCTCCTGCCGTTTGATTCGTACAGCATCGCCTGGGATCGGGCGCAGGTGGCCCTGCTGGCGGCCAACCTGCTGGCCCTGGCCGTGCCCTTCGCCTTCGCCGGGGCGCTGATCGCCGCCCTGCTCAGCGCGGAAGCCGCCCGCGCCGGGCGAATCTACAGCGCCAACCTGGTCGGCTCGGCGGCGGGGGCGGCGCTGGCCCCGCTGCTGATCGGCGCACTGGGCAGCGAGCGGGCCGTTCTGCTGGGCGCGGCGCTGGGAGCGGTTGCGGCGCTCGTCCTGGTGGAACGCGGGCGGCGCGCCCTGCGGACCGCCTCCTGGGGGAGTCTGGCTGCCATCCTGCTGCTAATGGTGGCGCTCCCCGACCCATTGCAGATCCACCCTTCACCCTACAAGCGGCTCAGCCAGTTCCGCCTGAACCCGGACGCCACGATCGTCGCCACACGCCAGAATGCCTACGCCCGGCTGGATATCGTCGCCAGCCCGACCATCCACTCTGCGCCAGGCCTCAGCCTGACCTATCTTGGGGGGCTGCCATCGCAGATCGGCCTGCTGATTGACGGCGACGTGCTGTTGCCGGTCATGGAGACACACGGCGCGCCGCTGGCGCTGGCCCGCGCCCTGCCCACAGCTCCCGCCTATGCCCTGCGCCCCGGCGCCAGCGTCGTCGTGCTCGGCTCCGGCGGCAATATGGAGACCTGGGCGGCGCTGGTGAATGGCGCACGGGCAGTGACAGTTGTCGAGCCGAACCGCCTGGTCTACGATGCGCTGACGGACGACCTGCGCGGCGTGGCCGGGATCGCCGGCTACCCGCATGTGGATATCCTCCACCGCGAAATCCGGACGTTCGCCCAGGAACGGCCCGCCCGCTACGACATAGCGGTGCTGACGCTGGCCGACAATTACCGCCCGATCACCTCCGGCGCGTTCACCCTGACCGAAAACTACACGCTGACGGTCGAAGCCTTCCGCGCCTATCTGGACCTGCTCAACCCGGACGGCCTGCTGGTCTTCAGCCGCTGGCTGCAATCGCCACCCAGCGAGACGCCGCGCGCCCTGGCGCTCGTGCTGGAGGCGCTGGCTGACCGCGTCCCTGACCCGCGCGATCACATCTTCGTTTTCCGCTCCTTCCAGACGGCGACCTTTCTTGTCAAGCCAATGCCATTCACGATGGCGGAGGTCAAGGCGCTGCTGGACGCCATCGAGCGCCTGCGCTACGACCTGGTCCTGGCCCCGGATATGCCCGATCTGGCGGAGCGGATGGCCGGGCTGGTCAACCGCTTCGCCCGGCTGGAGACGCCAATCTACCACGAGACGCTCACCACCCTGGCCGACGCGCCCGACCGGGCCGCTTTCTACGCCGCCTATGACTTCGATATCCGCCCGCCGACCGACGATCACCCGTTCTTCTTCCATTTTTTCCGCTGGCGGCAGACGCCGGAAGTCCTGCAGAATCTGGGGACGCGCTGGCAGCCGTTCGGGGGGAGCGGATTCTTCGTGCTGCTGGCGCTGCTGATCTTCGCTGCTGTGGCGGCGCTGCTATTCGTACTGGTCCCGGTCGCGCTGCGGTCGCGCTTCCGGGAGGCACTGCGCGGGGCGGGACGCGGGCGGGCGCCCCGCGTTGCCGTCTACTTTGCCGCGATCGGGCTGGCTTACCTGCTGGTGGAAGTCGCCCTGATCCAGACGTACATGCTGACGCTGGGCCAGCCGACGCTGGCCGTCGCGGTCGTGATCGGGGCGCTGCTGCTGTGGTCGGGCGTCGGCAGCGCCCGGCTGGGCCAGCGGGCCGGGCGGTGGTGGATCGCGGCGCTGGCTGTCATCATCGCCCTGACCCCGCTGATCGTCCGGTTGCTGACGCCGCTGCTGTTGCCGCTGCCGCTGGCGCTGCGCGTCGCGGCGGTGATCGCCCTGATCGCGCCGCCGGGCCTGCTGATGGGCGTGCCCTTCCCGCGCGGGATCGCCGCCCTGCGCGGCACGCCGGCCCTGGTGCCGTGGGCCTGGGCGGTCAACGGCGGGGCGTCGGTGATCAGCGCCGTGCTGGCTGTGATCGTAGCCCTGTCGTGGGGCTTCACGGTGGTGTTGCTCTGTGGCGGCGTGCTGTACCTGCTGGCGGCGATACTGGCCGACTCAGGAAAGGAAGGTGAAGGATGATGCGCCTGTTACGCAGCGGGCCGTTGGCCGTCCTGCTTTCGCTGATTCTGCTGGTGATCCTGGTCGTGGTGCTGGTGGACGGCGCGTTCACCCTGTTGACGCGCCCGCAGTACGTGACGGTGGATATTCCTCTGCCAGGAGGCGAAGCCTGGGGTCCCGCCCAGACCGCCCGCGCGACCTTCAACAATGGCACCGCTGCTCTGGACGTACGCTGGCAGGCGACGACGCTGGCCAGCGGGGCAACCTGGGAAGAGGCATTGACCATCTTCCGCGATACCCTGATCGGTCAGGGCTGGGCGCCGCTGGCCGCGCCCCCGGCCATTGATCCGTGCCCGGCCGTCCTGGAAGAGCTGGGGATGGGCGGGGCGGCGACGACCTGCTTCGGCCCGGCGGATCACGACCGCCCGGATCGTCAGCCGCCGCTGGTCTGCCTGGCCGGGGAAGCAGCTGGCGATAGCCTGCGTGTGGCGCTGATCACGGCCTCTGCTCCCCACGCCAACTGGTAGCGATCAGGTCCAGACGTTGTCTGGCGGCCAGACACCATCCGGCGGCGTGCGGCTCAGCGCCGATTCGATCACCCGCCGATCCATCCCGAAGATGTCGCTGAGCAGTTTCGGCAGCGGACGGGCCGCCGTGACCGCCAGATGTACCGGCTCCTCCCGTCCGACGGTGCGCCGCACCAGCCCTTTGTCCTCGCTGTAGCGCCAGAACTGTCCGCCGCGCAGTTTCTGGATGATCACCTCATCCAGGAAGAGGCCATCCGGCGCGTGGTCGCGCAGCAGCCGGGCGTGAAAGCGCTCCGGATCTACCGGCGTGCTGTTGACCCAAAAGGAAATCTGCTCAAACTGGCGGCTGGTGCGCCTGACCAGCCAGCGATCGGCGGCCACCGGCGCGGCGTGATAGTCGTAGACCGGCGTGGCGACGGATGTGCTGACGTCCGGGTCAAGCGGCAGGGCCGTCGGGATCGGGTAGCCGACATCAGCCAGATAGCGCGTTCCCTCCAACGTGACGATCAACGCGCAGTGCGGCTCGATCGTCTTCGTGGTCATGTCGCACAGGGCCAGCGTGCTGTGGAAGCCGATCGCGTCCAGCACCGCCTTGAGCGCCAGGTTGCTCTCAAAGCATGTCCCGCCGGTTCCCAGCCGCAGCGCATCGGCAAAGAACGCTTCCGGCAACCGGGCGTAATCGGCGGGCGCGCCGGGCTGCTGGTGGCGGGCGATGCGCGAGGCCGATTCCCAGGGGATATGCATTGCCCAGGCCAGCAGCAGACGGTTGAGGTAAGGCAGCGTCGGCGCGGGCGGCGCGCCATTGAGGCGCAGGTGGGTCAGGATGGCGGGCAGGGGCAGGGACATGGCGGGCGTCTCCCGACCGGGCGGCTGATCTGGAACAGCTACACGTCCTCGCGATCGCGCTTGGTGAAGTAGATCACACCCTCAAAACGGCTGTAGCCGGCTTTCTCAAAGAGGGCGATGCTGGCCTCGTTCCAGGCCTCGACATGGGCGGCCAGGACGTGCAGGCCGCGCTCATCGTGCAACACGCGCTCGCATTCCCGGATCAGGCGCAGGCCCAGCCCGTGCCGCCGGTAGTCAGGATGGACAGCCAGTCGGTTGATCCAGCCGCGGCGGCTGTCGGTGGTAGCCAGCGCCACGCCCACCAGCCGTTTCTGCCCGTTCTCTGGCCCTACCTCCAGGCCGATCGCCACCTGGCAACCGGAGGCGAGTTGAGCGGCAAATGCCTCCCGCGAATCGCGGCCTACCGGGCGGATGTGCAGCCCGGCGGCTTCCCACAGGGCGCGTATGGCGTCATAGTCGGCAGCGGTCAGGATACGGACGGTGATGGTATCGGTCATCGGTTTTAGGCCCCTGAATCAGCAGGGGCGTACCGGAGATCATACGCCCCTGGTGCTGATGTCGATGGCAACCTGGCGGAGCGTCTTACCCGGCGTCGCCGTCGCCGGACGGCTGCCCGGCGCTGGCTGACGCTTCCGCTGCCGCCGCAGCGCGCCAGCCCGCGATCAATTCCCGGATTACGGCCATGTCCAGGTTCTCATAATAATGGAAGTTGCACTGTAGCACCGGCGCTTTGTCACAGGCAGCCAGGCACATCACCCGTTCGACCGTGAACAGGCCGTCAGCGGTTGTACCGCCGTCTTCCACGCCCAGCTCGGCCAGCAGCTTCTGGTAGAACTCCTCCGCGCCGCGCAGGGCGCAGGGCAGATCGGTGCAGACCTGGAGCCAGTACTTGCCCTTCGGCTCCTCGCGGAACATGGTGTAGAAACCGGCGATGGAGCGCACCTGGGTGGGGTCCACGCCGATCAACTCGCCGATCTCCACCAGCGCCCCGTCGGTGATGTAGCCGTATTCTTCCTGCGCCAGGTAAAGCAGGGGCATCACCGCCGAACGGCGGTCGGGGTACTTGGCAAAGATCGCCTCGATGCGATCGGGATATTTCTCTTTGAGCATGAGCGCGCATTACCTCTTGAATTGCGTGGCCGGGCACTGGAGCAAACTATAACACATCGCGTCTGCTCTGCCAGCGGTTCTCGCCCCTGACCTTTCGTCGTCGCGGAATAGCGAGCGGGAAAAGGGACCGGGAGGCAGGGCAGTCTCCCGGCAGCGCCGGCAGGTATCTGTGGATAAGCGAGGGGAAGATTGTGGATAAGGCGGGCGGAAGTTGTGGATGGCTGGGGATGGTTGGGTGGATAAGCGGGCAGGTTATCCACAGGCAGCCTGCCTAACCCTGCGCCGGGTCCCATAAGCAGAGCGGGAAGGTACGGTCGGCGTGCCGTACCTTCCCGCAGGCGGAAAAGTGCATTCAGGGAGGATTATTCGCGGGTCACCGTGCCGGTAGCCAGCCCGATCGACAGGCTGGTATCCCGCGCCGCAGGGATGCCATAGTAAAGATAGTATGTTTCATCCACGACGACCAGCGTTGGCCACCATGGCGCATCCAGGGCGCTCAGGGCCACGATCGGCGCGTCGCCGATGCGCGTCCAGTGGATGCCGTCTGCGCTGCTGGCGTAGCCGATGCCGGGCAAGACACCTGCCTCCTCTACATGGGCGCAGGGCAGCCCAAAGTAGACCATATCCCAGCCCGCTGGCCCGGCCCATACACTGGCTTTTTGCACCGTGCCGCCATCCCAGGAACCCGGCGGCCCAACGTCCAGCACCGGGTCGTAGCGCATGAATGGCCGCAGTTCCACCTCCGGATCGTCATACTTCTCAAAGGTCAGACCATCCGGGGAGATGGCCAGGCCGATGGATGGCCGCAGGTAGGTATCCCAGCCGGTGTAGTAGAGCAGGATCGTGTCATCCTGGCGGACGGCGTCGGTCGCCGCGATGTAGTGATCCCATGAGCCGGATGTGCCTTCCAGCACCGGCTGGCTTTCGATCATCCAGGGGCCGGTGGGCGCGGCGGAAGTGGCCCGCAGGATCGAGCGAGCGGGCATGATCCCCGGCAGGGGGTGAGGATTGAGGTACAGCACCCAGCCGCCATCATGCAGGACCGCCCCTACGGAAACACCACACTCAAAAGGACGGCGGCAGCGCTGGATGATCGGGTTGCCGACGTAACGGGTCCAGATCACGCCGTCTTCCGATGTGGCGTAGCCTACCGCCCAGGCTTCACGCTCCAGGGAGGTGCCGCCTGTGTAGAACAGGTGGAAGCGCCCGTCCACGTAGATCACATCGCCGGGCATGACAAAGCCGGAATCCCAGGCCCCTGCCGGACCGGGCAGCAGCACGGGCGCGGCCCGTGGCGTAAAAACCACCTCCGTAACTGCTCCGCCGGTCTGGGCGGCCAGGGCAGCGGGGAATAGCAAACCGGCCAACGCTGCCAGCGCAAGCGTGAATACACGGCGATAGAGCATCACACCTTACCTCCTTTGGTGAAGGCTACCGCAGGCAGGCAGCTTGCGGCAGCGGCTGCCGGGGGGCGCCGGGGTGTGATGGGAGCGGAAAGGGCGGAGCAACGGAGCACCGGTCGGCAGACGACCGGAGCGCAAGACAACCAGCACGCCATCGCCGGAGTGCTTCAGGCGAGGCAACGCGAACCCTCTACCCTTATTAAACGGCAGGCGGCGAGGGGTGTCAATATTGCCGGGTGTTCACCCGGCGAAAAAGCCGAAGTCCACGTAGCCGCATAGCGCGCCCTGAAAGGTGAGCAGG is part of the Anaerolineae bacterium genome and encodes:
- a CDS encoding ABC transporter permease; the encoded protein is MLGVISEIVRLTLLFATPFLFASLGEVFAQRSGVLNLGVEGIMLMGAFFAIFVVSDKGLALSPWAGVLAALIVGGLMGLAMAFVSVTLKAQQGISGIGFTLFGQGMSSLLFKVLAGGVITVRGFQPITIPVLSGLPFFGTALFQHNILVYIAFALVPISVWVLNRTNFGLQVRAVGQNPAAADSVGVSVARVRYITVTLGGMMAGLAGASLSIAITNVFQENMTAGAGFIAVALVYFGAWSPWRVMGGALLFSAASILQNFVQIFNSLRGVTINIPPNLLIMVPYVLIIVVLIFARERKRVEPAALTKPFEREEG
- a CDS encoding ABC transporter permease; this translates as MLGGDPVATLAPLVAVLLALSVGAIILLALGKNPIEAYSAMLNGAFGDDRSLFRTLTRATPLLLVAIGICIAYRGGMINIGAEGQLFIGAISATAFSLALAGQLPGGLLAILTLIVGATAGATWGAVPGILKARFDVNEILSTVMMNEIAIQLLIYLLSGPMIDPEQVKLGTRVPQSSALPEDVWLGRLAPPSQIHIGLFVALAMAAIVYALLWRTTIGYRIRAVGENRDAARYAGISVPRYMALSLILSGALAGLAGAVEVTGVTHRMVEGFAVGYGFSGIVVALFGRLHPIGAVPSAILFGALLVGADRMQRTVQVPSATIVALQGLVVVFVVSSEIWVRRRSARRQVSAAEVTPVARQEASA
- a CDS encoding rhodanese-like domain-containing protein, with the translated sequence MRTIRWFFPALLVLIAVAAGCGSAAPQSADLPRLISPQDAAARLAADEHTVLLDVRTPEEWANDGRSPDAILIPLQELEVRVNELNKNDTIIVICRSGNRSQPAAEFLRQQGFSRVTEVEGGMRAWASQGLPIECDVATCALAP
- a CDS encoding NAD-dependent epimerase/dehydratase family protein codes for the protein MNILILGGTRFIGVPVVWQLQAAGHRVAVFTRGRSAAPLPDGVLRLTGDIAALDEARDAFAAFAPDVILHNVILTAEHAATLMRVGKGLARRVVMLSSLDVYRAYGRLHGSEPGPIELLPLTEDSPLREQRYPYRATAPAPDHPFYNYDKIPAEQIVLGDPDLPGTVLRLPMVIGPRDYQRRLLPFLRPMLDGRPAIVMAASYAAWRSTYGYVDNVAAAIALACTDERAAGRVYNVADASPTIHELAGLVAEAVGWTGRLVIRPDETLPPALRPEANLSQHLVASAARITAELGYRPAVPLVEAVRRTVAWERDNPPDSLPEGLLHYEAEDEVLRGL
- a CDS encoding GNAT family N-acetyltransferase; this encodes MTDTITVRILTAADYDAIRALWEAAGLHIRPVGRDSREAFAAQLASGCQVAIGLEVGPENGQKRLVGVALATTDSRRGWINRLAVHPDYRRHGLGLRLIRECERVLHDERGLHVLAAHVEAWNEASIALFEKAGYSRFEGVIYFTKRDREDV
- a CDS encoding NAD(P)H-dependent oxidoreductase subunit E, coding for MLKEKYPDRIEAIFAKYPDRRSAVMPLLYLAQEEYGYITDGALVEIGELIGVDPTQVRSIAGFYTMFREEPKGKYWLQVCTDLPCALRGAEEFYQKLLAELGVEDGGTTADGLFTVERVMCLAACDKAPVLQCNFHYYENLDMAVIRELIAGWRAAAAAEASASAGQPSGDGDAG